A portion of the Enterobacter sp. SA187 genome contains these proteins:
- a CDS encoding Ig-like domain-containing protein: protein MAPKNGLPGSVDIINQKTGDIVMEYPQNADRVVNLSQTSIVRVNASPASVNFYEREGNDLIVHMKDGSTVRYQRFFFLDENGLHSELVFEDDLGAHHAVFPFAADAGPMTAEAIVPAMSEVAVDSLIGAGGISALAVLGGLAAVGGIVGIAAASGGSGGGGDNDNNNGGTTPPDGGGTTPPDGGGTTPPDGGGTTPPDGGGTTPPDGGGTTPPDGGGTTPPDGGGSTPGTSTLTVEPLTEDNLLNQLLVARNQMLSGSTEAANAGSVITIMWDDNVWTTTVNPDGSWAFMFPPEVLQSLSQGPSTLRVRLLDFRGRTVETSMDVMVDTVPPVLDTVPFVPNQVFDSSQLGGDKILRGYAEAADEGSTVLITLNGKNYFAIVDSNGNWQTTIPLTDLQALSDGESYTISYEITDLAGNITTGSSDFTVNLTAPAISVNPLTGDDVLNSAEIQLDQTLSGNTQNIAAGQTVTITLGGQTWYAVVQGDGSWSVTLPSGDLLALANGSNTITVSVVDKNNQTITSNHPITVDSAQTGIAIAIVSTDDYLNAAEVTQPLEVRGVTTVFGPAVSVLVEFNGKVYDAVVDNAGNWSAVIPAEDLAELKDGPREITATVTLGTQTASDEHILNVAVNHVPQPSLNTPFADGILSAGERDVAQTIAGNTGISGPGQKVSVLLGGKTYTATVDSDGNWAITVPPADLQTLPQGTVSMTVNASDAAGNTATLPGSAIVDTLAPDLAVLPVAGSGRLGLEDMNTAQVLSGISSVEEAGRPVTVVLNNKTYTTTVGSDGNWRTARI, encoded by the coding sequence ATGGCGCCGAAAAATGGCCTTCCCGGATCCGTGGATATTATAAATCAAAAGACCGGCGATATCGTGATGGAATATCCGCAAAACGCCGATCGCGTCGTTAATCTCTCGCAGACAAGTATTGTGCGCGTAAATGCTTCTCCCGCCTCGGTAAACTTTTACGAGCGCGAAGGCAATGACCTGATCGTCCATATGAAAGATGGCTCTACGGTTCGCTATCAGCGCTTCTTTTTCCTTGATGAAAATGGTCTGCACAGTGAGCTGGTGTTCGAGGATGATCTCGGTGCGCACCACGCGGTGTTCCCGTTTGCCGCCGATGCCGGGCCAATGACCGCTGAAGCCATTGTCCCGGCGATGTCAGAGGTCGCAGTCGACTCGTTGATTGGCGCAGGCGGTATTTCAGCGCTGGCGGTACTGGGTGGGCTGGCTGCCGTGGGGGGGATTGTAGGTATTGCTGCCGCATCCGGTGGTAGTGGCGGTGGTGGGGATAACGACAATAACAATGGCGGCACCACTCCACCGGATGGCGGCGGTACGACTCCCCCTGATGGCGGCGGCACCACTCCGCCGGACGGTGGCGGTACGACTCCCCCTGATGGCGGCGGCACCACTCCGCCGGACGGCGGCGGTACGACTCCCCCTGACGGCGGCGGTACCACACCTCCTGACGGCGGCGGTAGCACGCCAGGAACCTCAACCCTGACGGTTGAACCTCTGACAGAGGATAACCTGCTCAATCAGCTACTGGTGGCGCGCAATCAGATGCTGAGCGGTTCGACCGAGGCGGCGAACGCCGGTAGTGTCATTACCATCATGTGGGACGACAACGTCTGGACCACGACCGTTAATCCCGACGGCTCATGGGCATTTATGTTCCCGCCGGAAGTGCTGCAAAGCCTGTCGCAGGGGCCGAGCACGCTGCGCGTAAGACTGCTGGATTTCCGCGGACGCACCGTTGAAACTTCAATGGATGTGATGGTGGATACTGTTCCGCCTGTGCTGGACACGGTGCCGTTCGTACCGAACCAGGTATTTGACAGTTCCCAGCTTGGCGGGGATAAAATCCTGCGCGGCTATGCAGAGGCTGCTGATGAAGGCAGCACCGTTTTAATTACCCTTAATGGTAAAAATTACTTCGCCATCGTCGACAGTAACGGCAACTGGCAAACGACTATCCCGCTTACGGATCTTCAGGCGCTGAGCGATGGCGAAAGCTACACCATCAGCTACGAAATCACCGATCTGGCGGGTAACATTACCACCGGCAGCAGTGATTTTACGGTTAACCTCACCGCGCCGGCAATCAGCGTTAACCCGCTCACCGGCGATGATGTGCTTAACAGCGCGGAGATCCAGCTGGATCAAACGCTCTCCGGCAATACGCAAAATATCGCCGCCGGGCAGACGGTGACTATCACCCTGGGCGGACAAACCTGGTATGCGGTGGTGCAGGGCGACGGCAGCTGGAGCGTCACGCTGCCATCAGGCGATCTGCTGGCGCTTGCCAATGGCAGCAATACCATCACCGTCAGCGTGGTGGATAAAAATAATCAGACTATCACCAGCAACCATCCGATCACGGTCGACAGCGCGCAGACCGGCATCGCCATCGCTATTGTCTCCACCGATGACTACCTGAATGCGGCGGAAGTGACCCAGCCGCTGGAAGTGCGCGGCGTCACCACGGTATTTGGTCCGGCGGTGTCGGTGCTGGTGGAGTTCAACGGCAAAGTTTACGACGCCGTGGTGGATAACGCCGGTAACTGGAGCGCGGTGATCCCCGCCGAAGATCTGGCGGAGCTGAAAGACGGCCCGCGTGAAATCACCGCCACCGTTACGCTCGGCACGCAGACTGCCTCTGATGAACATATTCTGAACGTGGCGGTTAACCATGTTCCGCAACCCTCGCTGAACACGCCTTTTGCTGACGGTATACTGAGCGCAGGCGAGCGGGATGTGGCGCAGACCATTGCGGGCAATACCGGCATCAGCGGGCCGGGGCAGAAAGTCTCGGTGCTGCTTGGCGGAAAAACCTACACCGCCACCGTCGACAGCGACGGCAACTGGGCGATCACCGTGCCGCCTGCCGATCTGCAAACCCTGCCGCAGGGAACGGTATCGATGACGGTCAACGCGTCGGATGCGGCGGGCAATACCGCAACGCTGCCGGGCAGCGCCATTGTCGATACCCTGGCGCCGGATCTGGCGGTGCTGCCGGTTGCCGGTAGCGGACGTCTGGGCCTCGAAGATATGAATACTGCACAGGTGCTGAGCGGTATCTCATCGGTGGAGGAAGCCGGGCGTCCGGTTACCGTGGTGCTGAACAATAAAACCTACACCACAACGGTGGGCAGCGACGGCAACTGGCGGACGGCGCGAATTTAG
- the umuD gene encoding translesion error-prone DNA polymerase V autoproteolytic subunit yields MQLQRLIFPEVPVHIPMYGDLVSAGFPSPAADYIESGIDLVSHLIPHPSSTYTLRVSGDSMIGAGILDGSFLLVDFSLTPQHNDIVVANLGGEFTVKRLVTHPVPQLLAENPAYPPIPIYDADGLDIAGVVISVINTMHRNVRPR; encoded by the coding sequence ATGCAGCTACAACGCCTTATTTTTCCGGAGGTTCCGGTACATATTCCCATGTACGGGGATCTCGTTTCTGCAGGCTTCCCCAGCCCTGCAGCTGATTATATCGAGAGCGGCATCGATCTGGTGTCGCATCTTATTCCCCATCCTTCCTCAACCTACACACTGCGCGTCTCCGGTGATTCCATGATCGGCGCCGGTATTCTTGATGGCTCATTCCTTCTCGTCGACTTCAGCCTTACTCCCCAGCATAACGATATTGTCGTTGCCAATCTTGGAGGTGAATTCACCGTCAAAAGACTGGTGACGCACCCGGTGCCTCAACTGCTGGCTGAGAATCCGGCATACCCTCCGATCCCAATTTATGACGCCGACGGGTTAGACATCGCCGGCGTTGTCATTTCTGTCATCAACACGATGCACCGCAATGTTCGCCCTCGTTGA
- a CDS encoding recombinase family protein — MQIGYARVSTNDQNTALQRQALERAGCEQIFEDKMSGTVANRPALKRVLKELKEGDTLVVWKLDRLGRSMRNLVLLVDELRQRGVHFRSLTDSIDTSSPMGRFIFHIMSALAEMERELIVERTRAGLAAARAKGRIGGRRPKLSPEQWAQAGRLIENGVDRKQVAIIYDVAVCTLYKKFPASKQV; from the coding sequence ATGCAAATTGGCTATGCCAGGGTATCAACAAATGACCAAAACACTGCTCTGCAGCGTCAGGCGCTTGAACGCGCAGGATGTGAACAGATTTTCGAAGATAAAATGAGCGGTACTGTTGCAAATCGGCCAGCACTGAAAAGGGTGCTCAAGGAGTTAAAAGAGGGCGATACGCTGGTGGTCTGGAAACTGGATCGGCTTGGTCGCAGTATGCGAAATCTGGTTTTATTGGTGGACGAACTGCGTCAGCGCGGAGTTCATTTTCGTAGCCTGACAGACAGCATTGACACGTCCAGCCCGATGGGACGCTTCATATTTCACATCATGTCTGCCCTGGCAGAAATGGAACGAGAGCTTATTGTTGAGAGAACCCGTGCCGGGCTGGCAGCGGCTCGCGCAAAGGGTCGAATCGGTGGACGTCGTCCGAAATTATCGCCAGAGCAATGGGCACAGGCCGGGAGGCTTATAGAGAACGGAGTGGACAGAAAACAGGTGGCCATCATCTATGACGTGGCCGTATGCACTTTGTACAAAAAATTTCCAGCTTCGAAACAGGTTTAG
- a CDS encoding tail fiber domain-containing protein, with protein MNTDITSATGLTTTIMRDQWVPDKALIVTLDAGSNVSYNNKAVTAKTMHNGLTMYTSFCYSIGADGTATNSGPALISTDGNNYTKYWKFQNGSGAITSHAGTFTPGVSDIRVKNEKRVITEQEAIAFISEWESIVYSLKWTPDAMRVGFRAQDIYERFPELIERSPLMDVDGGGMIEDGMIVNVAETAAAYLVPVVQQLLRRVKELEEK; from the coding sequence ATGAATACCGACATTACATCGGCAACAGGCCTCACGACTACGATCATGCGTGATCAGTGGGTACCTGATAAGGCGTTAATCGTTACGCTGGATGCTGGATCTAACGTTTCTTATAACAATAAAGCTGTTACTGCGAAAACCATGCACAACGGTCTGACGATGTACACCTCTTTCTGTTACTCCATTGGGGCTGACGGAACAGCAACAAATTCAGGGCCAGCCTTGATTTCAACTGACGGAAATAATTATACGAAATACTGGAAATTCCAGAATGGTTCCGGTGCTATCACTTCTCATGCAGGAACCTTTACCCCCGGTGTTTCTGATATTCGCGTTAAAAATGAAAAAAGGGTGATTACTGAACAGGAGGCGATTGCATTTATCAGTGAGTGGGAATCTATCGTTTATTCACTGAAGTGGACCCCCGATGCAATGAGAGTGGGTTTTCGGGCGCAGGATATTTATGAGCGGTTCCCCGAACTCATAGAACGGTCGCCGCTGATGGATGTTGATGGAGGCGGTATGATCGAGGACGGCATGATTGTTAATGTTGCTGAAACAGCGGCGGCTTATCTTGTTCCGGTAGTGCAGCAATTACTTCGCAGGGTCAAAGAACTGGAAGAAAAATAA
- a CDS encoding Y-family DNA polymerase, whose product MFALVDMNSFYASCETAFRPDLAGRPIVVLSNNDGCVIARSAEAKKLGIKMGTPWFQLRETPFPQPLLAFSSNYELYGDMSQRVMTTLEEICPRVEVYSIDEAFCDLTGVRNCRDLGDFGREIRDTVWRHTRLRCGVGIAQTKTLAKLANWAAKEYPQTGGVVDLSNVERQRRLMALMPVEEVWGVGRRIAKKLEAMGISKAIQLADTDIRFIRKHFNVVLERTVRELRGESCLELEEFAPAKQEIVCSRSFGERITGYDEMRQAICSYAARAAEKLRSERQYCRYISAFVKTSPFALNEPYYGNNVGTKLLTPTQDTRDIIAAATRCLDAIWRDGHRYQKAGIMLGDFFSQGVAQLNLFDDNAPRADSDALMMLMDRLNKQGRGTLYFAGQGVQPAWQMKREMLSPCYTTRWTDLPVVRAH is encoded by the coding sequence ATGTTCGCCCTCGTTGATATGAACTCGTTTTATGCGAGTTGCGAAACTGCATTTCGCCCCGATCTGGCCGGGCGGCCCATCGTGGTTCTGAGCAACAATGACGGTTGTGTCATTGCCCGATCCGCCGAAGCTAAAAAGCTCGGCATAAAAATGGGCACGCCGTGGTTCCAGCTGCGCGAGACGCCTTTCCCGCAGCCGTTGCTCGCGTTCTCGAGTAATTACGAGCTCTATGGCGATATGTCGCAGCGCGTGATGACCACCCTCGAAGAAATATGCCCGCGCGTGGAGGTCTACTCCATCGATGAGGCCTTTTGTGACCTGACCGGCGTGCGTAACTGCCGCGACCTGGGTGATTTCGGGAGGGAGATCCGCGATACCGTCTGGCGCCATACGCGCCTGCGCTGCGGCGTCGGTATCGCCCAGACGAAGACGCTGGCCAAGCTGGCTAACTGGGCCGCGAAAGAGTATCCCCAGACCGGGGGCGTGGTCGATTTATCGAACGTCGAGCGCCAGCGCCGTTTGATGGCGCTGATGCCGGTTGAAGAAGTGTGGGGTGTCGGCAGGCGGATTGCCAAAAAGCTCGAAGCAATGGGGATCAGCAAAGCGATCCAGCTGGCGGACACGGATATTCGGTTTATCAGGAAACACTTCAACGTCGTGCTCGAACGAACGGTGCGGGAGCTGCGCGGCGAGTCCTGTCTGGAGCTGGAAGAATTTGCACCGGCGAAGCAGGAGATTGTCTGCTCCCGATCATTTGGAGAGCGGATCACCGGCTACGACGAAATGCGCCAGGCAATCTGCTCATATGCGGCCCGCGCGGCGGAAAAGTTGCGCAGCGAACGACAGTATTGCCGGTACATTTCGGCATTCGTGAAAACGTCGCCCTTTGCTTTGAACGAGCCTTACTACGGCAACAACGTCGGCACTAAACTGCTGACACCTACGCAGGATACCCGTGACATCATCGCGGCGGCCACGCGTTGCCTGGATGCAATATGGCGCGATGGCCACCGGTACCAGAAAGCGGGGATCATGCTGGGCGACTTTTTCAGCCAGGGCGTGGCGCAACTCAATCTGTTTGATGACAACGCGCCGCGGGCCGACAGCGACGCGCTGATGATGCTGATGGACAGGCTCAATAAACAGGGCAGGGGCACGCTATATTTTGCCGGACAGGGCGTCCAGCCGGCATGGCAGATGAAGAGGGAAATGCTGTCACCATGCTATACGACGAGGTGGACAGATTTGCCGGTCGTCAGGGCGCACTAG